The following proteins come from a genomic window of Halorussus halophilus:
- a CDS encoding GNAT family protein, translating into MVSDNALTDATIWVLSGFVVVALGNFVGSLFVELPIIGKLLFAAIWLAAHFYGIRLGLIGVSILIDDAVEGQSTPSKS; encoded by the coding sequence ATGGTCTCCGACAACGCCCTCACAGACGCAACTATCTGGGTGCTCTCCGGCTTCGTAGTCGTCGCGCTCGGGAATTTCGTCGGTAGTTTGTTCGTGGAACTGCCAATTATCGGTAAGTTACTGTTCGCCGCGATTTGGCTGGCGGCCCACTTCTACGGCATCAGACTCGGTCTGATCGGGGTCTCGATTCTCATCGACGACGCCGTCGAAGGCCAATCCACCCCTTCGAAGTCGTAG
- the truA gene encoding tRNA pseudouridine(38-40) synthase TruA — MRAFRIAYDGRPFHGFQRQPDVPTVEGRIFSALQNLGVADEKPTGYAAAGRTDAGVSAVGQTVAFECPDWLTPAAFNSELPGSIRAWASADAPDHFHATHHAEYREYVYHCYAPDADLERARAALDVLRGENDFHNLTTDEQNTIRELRGEVRREDGYLVFRLRAGGFVRGMVRRIVSLVQAVATGDSDVAKVERVLGPEPIDGPEGIAAAPAYPLVLADVAYSELDFSVDERAAASARAVFELLRAERATRGRVASEVERRIE, encoded by the coding sequence ATGCGAGCGTTCCGGATCGCGTACGACGGCCGCCCGTTCCATGGCTTCCAGCGCCAGCCAGACGTGCCGACCGTAGAGGGGCGGATTTTTTCGGCACTGCAGAACTTGGGCGTCGCCGACGAGAAGCCAACGGGCTACGCCGCGGCGGGGCGGACGGACGCGGGTGTTTCCGCAGTCGGACAAACTGTCGCGTTCGAGTGCCCCGACTGGCTGACTCCGGCCGCGTTCAACAGCGAGCTACCGGGGTCCATTCGAGCGTGGGCGAGCGCTGACGCCCCGGACCACTTCCACGCGACCCATCACGCAGAGTACCGGGAGTACGTCTATCACTGCTACGCGCCGGACGCGGACCTCGAACGAGCGCGGGCCGCACTCGACGTACTCCGCGGCGAGAACGACTTCCACAATCTCACTACGGACGAGCAAAACACTATTCGAGAACTCCGCGGCGAGGTTCGGCGTGAGGACGGCTACCTCGTCTTCCGTCTCCGAGCGGGCGGGTTCGTCCGTGGGATGGTCCGACGAATCGTCTCGCTCGTGCAGGCAGTTGCAACCGGCGACTCGGACGTGGCGAAAGTCGAGCGCGTGCTGGGACCAGAGCCAATCGACGGCCCGGAAGGCATCGCCGCTGCGCCTGCGTATCCGTTGGTGCTGGCAGACGTGGCGTATTCGGAACTGGACTTCTCGGTAGACGAGCGAGCGGCAGCGAGCGCGCGGGCCGTCTTCGAGCTGTTGCGAGCAGAGCGAGCGACCCGCGGGCGGGTCGCTAGTGAAGTAGAACGGCGAATAGAATAG
- a CDS encoding SHOCT domain-containing protein yields the protein MQESSVQIEHGTLVAVLAVLSFGLTALAAVLGFGSLVPIIFVIGMFILVPLVAILGDSLPMVEEEYASKGTAVEQQSANTTQDDPLEELRSRYARGELSEDEFERRLERLLETEGMEVPESNRERSYEEFET from the coding sequence ATGCAGGAGAGTTCGGTACAGATCGAACACGGGACGTTGGTCGCGGTCCTCGCAGTTCTGTCGTTCGGTCTGACGGCGCTGGCGGCGGTTCTGGGATTCGGGAGCCTCGTCCCGATTATCTTCGTAATCGGTATGTTCATCCTCGTTCCGCTGGTCGCAATTCTCGGCGACTCGCTCCCGATGGTCGAAGAAGAGTACGCAAGCAAGGGAACGGCGGTCGAACAGCAGTCGGCCAACACGACCCAAGACGACCCCCTCGAAGAGTTACGGTCTCGCTACGCCCGCGGCGAGTTGAGTGAGGACGAGTTCGAGCGGCGTCTGGAGCGACTGCTCGAAACTGAGGGCATGGAAGTGCCCGAGAGCAATCGAGAACGAAGCTACGAAGAGTTCGAGACGTAA
- the hisS gene encoding histidine--tRNA ligase, with product MYDRIKGFRDFYPAEMGSRREMFDTLEDTARRYGFREIGTPALERVDLWTDKSGAEIVDELYAFEDQGGRHVTLTPELTPTVARMVVAKQQELSKPIKWFSTRPFWRYEEPQSGRRREFYQTNVDIFGSSEPEADAELLACAASSLTNLGLTSDDFEFRVSHRDILGGLLEAFDADVDTEAAIRAVDKNQKIEQAEFYGLLTDAGLSHEQAETFDGLLDTAEENLDELVTFAETERVEQSVENLTAVLEAATDFGVREYCTLSLDTARGLDYYTGIVFECFDATGDVSRSIFGGGRYDDLIEDYGGQPTPAVGYAVGDATLTLLCKRAGVWPEEALSTDYYVLQIGDTRDVAAEITRELRERDFVVETDVSGRSFGGQLDYADSINAETVVIVGEQDLADGNVTVKDMDSGDQTQVPVDDFPPEDEQRPTYEDFE from the coding sequence ATGTACGACCGCATCAAGGGCTTTCGAGACTTCTACCCAGCCGAGATGGGCTCTCGGCGAGAGATGTTCGATACTCTCGAAGACACCGCTCGGCGCTACGGCTTTCGAGAAATCGGCACGCCAGCACTGGAGCGCGTAGACCTGTGGACAGACAAGAGCGGCGCAGAAATCGTAGACGAACTGTACGCCTTCGAGGACCAAGGCGGCCGCCACGTCACACTGACGCCCGAGTTGACACCGACCGTCGCCCGGATGGTCGTCGCCAAGCAACAGGAACTCAGCAAGCCCATCAAGTGGTTCTCGACGCGGCCGTTCTGGCGCTACGAGGAACCACAGAGCGGCCGTCGCCGCGAGTTCTACCAGACGAACGTGGACATCTTCGGCTCTTCCGAACCGGAAGCAGACGCCGAACTGCTCGCGTGTGCGGCCTCCTCGCTGACGAACCTCGGACTGACGAGCGACGACTTCGAGTTCCGCGTGAGTCACCGCGACATTCTGGGTGGACTACTCGAAGCGTTCGACGCCGACGTAGACACGGAAGCCGCGATTCGCGCCGTGGACAAGAACCAGAAGATAGAACAAGCGGAGTTCTACGGTCTGCTGACCGACGCCGGACTCTCCCACGAGCAGGCAGAGACCTTCGATGGACTCCTCGACACCGCCGAAGAGAACTTGGACGAACTCGTGACGTTCGCCGAAACCGAGCGGGTCGAGCAGTCTGTCGAGAATCTCACGGCCGTCTTGGAAGCCGCCACAGACTTCGGCGTCCGCGAGTACTGCACGCTCTCGTTGGACACCGCTCGCGGACTGGACTACTACACCGGTATCGTCTTCGAGTGCTTCGACGCGACGGGCGACGTGAGTCGTTCGATCTTCGGCGGCGGTCGCTACGACGACCTCATCGAAGACTACGGCGGCCAACCGACGCCAGCAGTCGGCTACGCAGTCGGTGACGCCACGCTGACGCTCCTCTGCAAGCGCGCTGGCGTCTGGCCAGAAGAAGCACTCTCGACGGACTACTACGTCCTGCAAATCGGCGACACGCGCGACGTGGCGGCCGAGATAACGCGCGAGCTTCGAGAACGCGACTTCGTCGTGGAGACCGACGTGTCCGGTCGAAGCTTCGGCGGCCAACTCGACTATGCGGACTCTATCAACGCCGAGACGGTCGTCATCGTCGGCGAGCAGGACCTCGCAGACGGCAACGTAACGGTCAAGGACATGGACTCCGGCGACCAGACGCAAGTGCCGGTAGACGACTTCCCGCCGGAAGACGAGCAGCGGCCGACCTACGAAGACTTCGAGTAG